The sequence CAGGGTGCCCGTCGATTCCGACATCATCGCCATTTCGTTCTCCTGTGCTGCTGCTTTTTGAACGCCCATACTCGGGCGCGATCGATTGCGTGGCAGTCTAGGAAGCCAATTTCAGGACCGCTATTCCCCCTTGGTGTTACGCCCTTCCGGTGGTGGTATGGATCGTCTCTTTTCCGAAATCGCGATGCACCAGGCGCTTGGCCGCGCCATCGATCATCTCGGCCAGCCGCGCTTCTGGCGGTTCCTGGTGCTGCTGCTCAATGAAATGGCGCCGTTCGACAACGCGCTCGCGACCGCGATCGGCCGCGACGGCGTGCCGCTCGTGCTCGACGAATACGACACGGGCGGCACCGACAATGCGTCGCCCGTGCCGCTTTACCTCAATGGGTTATATCTGCTCGACCCGTTCCTGCAGGCCGCGCACGACGGGCTCGCCGACGGCTGCTACCGGCTCGAGGAAGTCGCGCCCGACCTGTTCCGGCAAAGCGAGTATTTCCTGAGCTACTTCCGCGATGCGGTCGGCGACGACGAGATCCAGATCCTGGTGCGGCCGAACGCCGACACGCTGCTGTCGCTGTCGCTCGGCGCGGCCGCGCGATTCGACGTCGAGCCGCTCGGCAAGCTGACGGCAGCGATGCCGTGGGTGCTCGCGGCGATCCGGCAGCACTGGCGGCTGGTGGGCGACGCCGCGCGCGCGACGCCCGATGCCGATCTCGGCGCGCGCGTCGAGCAGGCGCTCGCGCGCTTCGGCGCGGGCGTGCTGACCGATCGCGAGATGTCGATCGCGCGAATGGTGTTGCGCGGCAATTCGTCGAAGGCGATCGCCGAGCGGCTGGCGATTTCACCGGAGACGGTGAAGGTGCATCGGCGGCACCTGTACACGAAGCTCGGGATTGCGTCGCAGCCGGAGCTGTTTTCGCGATTCATCCAGGCA comes from Burkholderia pyrrocinia and encodes:
- a CDS encoding helix-turn-helix transcriptional regulator, which gives rise to MDRLFSEIAMHQALGRAIDHLGQPRFWRFLVLLLNEMAPFDNALATAIGRDGVPLVLDEYDTGGTDNASPVPLYLNGLYLLDPFLQAAHDGLADGCYRLEEVAPDLFRQSEYFLSYFRDAVGDDEIQILVRPNADTLLSLSLGAAARFDVEPLGKLTAAMPWVLAAIRQHWRLVGDAARATPDADLGARVEQALARFGAGVLTDREMSIARMVLRGNSSKAIAERLAISPETVKVHRRHLYTKLGIASQPELFSRFIQALGEDAAG